One window from the genome of Microbulbifer sp. ALW1 encodes:
- a CDS encoding lipopolysaccharide biosynthesis protein — MSIPSWAIEGENADGHRVAKSAVITMASGAARLVASIVSAVVLGRLLTPDDFGLVAMVAPLIAFVTIFSDSGISNYTLQRKTIEEEELNHAFWLGAISATFIFGLLILLSPAVAFFYDEERISTIVQVLAATVLLTIFNNQHNALVKRCFRQDYYAIAEIAGAGFSLLVGILLALRGAEYWALVSIPLTRHLAHATVIWKLTGWVPKRPKLKVKLSKTILTFGFFVIFSQTINVISKNIDKVLLGWAYGTQEVGFYNMAYSIMMLPFLQVMTPVAGAVIPYYSQLNHSGRALTEPLCNVTVGLGIIVIPIMLWASYWAQPLITIVLGDQWLPSANIFSILALASITTALGLCISWCLLATGQPEKLAKLASLSLAANIIACFIGLRWGGIGIAIAQFAVSTFMFFIIVFYVSKFVNFAKIDFFKTTAKILLCSSLSLALTAGVHEASRDTDIYTLVASLIQMIVIFLILFRLLFGKGKSLEIVSFIKNTRRGNSL; from the coding sequence ATGTCGATTCCTTCCTGGGCCATTGAAGGCGAAAATGCAGATGGTCACAGAGTCGCCAAAAGTGCCGTGATTACGATGGCCTCGGGGGCAGCCAGACTTGTAGCAAGTATAGTATCAGCGGTAGTTCTTGGGAGACTACTTACACCTGATGACTTTGGCCTGGTAGCTATGGTGGCCCCACTTATCGCATTCGTTACAATATTCTCTGACTCCGGAATAAGCAACTATACCCTACAAAGAAAAACCATCGAAGAAGAAGAACTGAACCACGCGTTTTGGCTAGGAGCAATTTCAGCAACATTCATTTTTGGACTTCTGATTCTGTTGTCACCTGCAGTAGCCTTTTTTTATGATGAGGAAAGAATTAGCACAATCGTCCAAGTTTTAGCCGCGACGGTTCTTTTGACAATATTTAATAATCAGCATAACGCACTGGTAAAGCGGTGTTTTCGTCAAGATTATTACGCTATCGCGGAGATCGCTGGCGCAGGGTTTAGTCTCCTTGTGGGAATTCTTCTTGCTTTGCGTGGAGCAGAATATTGGGCTTTGGTATCAATACCGCTTACACGTCATCTTGCCCACGCCACAGTGATCTGGAAGTTAACCGGCTGGGTACCCAAAAGGCCAAAACTAAAAGTCAAACTGAGTAAAACAATTTTGACATTCGGTTTCTTCGTTATTTTTTCACAGACGATAAATGTTATTTCCAAAAATATTGATAAAGTACTACTGGGTTGGGCTTATGGCACTCAGGAAGTCGGCTTCTACAATATGGCATATAGCATTATGATGTTGCCATTCTTACAGGTCATGACCCCTGTAGCAGGTGCCGTAATTCCATATTACAGCCAATTAAATCACTCTGGTCGAGCGCTTACCGAGCCACTGTGTAATGTTACTGTAGGTCTCGGTATCATTGTTATCCCCATAATGCTGTGGGCGTCTTACTGGGCACAACCGCTGATTACCATAGTTTTGGGGGACCAGTGGCTCCCATCAGCGAATATTTTTTCGATTTTGGCGCTAGCAAGTATAACTACCGCACTAGGCTTGTGTATCAGTTGGTGTTTACTTGCAACAGGACAACCCGAAAAGCTGGCAAAACTTGCCAGTCTTTCACTGGCAGCAAATATTATCGCCTGCTTCATTGGGTTGCGCTGGGGTGGAATTGGAATCGCTATAGCTCAATTTGCAGTGAGCACTTTCATGTTTTTCATAATCGTGTTTTACGTTTCAAAGTTTGTGAACTTTGCAAAAATCGATTTCTTCAAAACAACTGCAAAAATTCTTCTCTGCTCCTCCTTATCACTGGCACTTACGGCCGGAGTTCATGAGGCAAGCCGTGATACCGATATCTACACACTAGTTGCCAGCTTAATCCAAATGATAGTTATCTTTTTGATCCTCTTTAGACTTTTATTTGGAAAAGGAAAATCTCTTGAAATAGTATCCTTTATCAAAAATACTCGGAGGGGGAATTCACTATGA
- a CDS encoding glycosyltransferase, which produces MDIIANQHIERETRVAFLPYFEENPYQEMLSSALSKQGIGVIKQYKLRVFLTLINRIKVIHLHWLPVLQNKRFAKLRMWIFCARLLVLRLFGVQVVWTLHNLYSHDSENHGFEKEFVLNIARICNRVIVHTYGAKNAFEAEFGSDHLNKMKCIPHGSYINVYPRTVTKKDARERLGYSNEKILLFFGNIKPYKGIDILIKEFKKINFENARLLIVGKPDSKQLKKEIEDSAKEDTRIQTVFSYVPEEDVQVYFHASDAVVFPYRDILTSGAVILAMSFGKPCIIVDKGCMRETMHPEGGTTFSSEQDDGLYRALHSTLLKSTSMLEKMGEYNYTEAEGLNWEKIAKQTANAYDLCQ; this is translated from the coding sequence GTGGATATAATCGCGAATCAACATATAGAACGGGAAACTAGAGTAGCTTTTCTTCCATATTTTGAAGAAAACCCCTACCAGGAAATGCTGTCAAGCGCACTTTCAAAGCAAGGAATTGGCGTTATAAAGCAGTACAAGCTCCGCGTATTCCTGACATTAATTAATCGAATAAAAGTTATTCATTTACATTGGCTTCCAGTCCTCCAGAATAAAAGATTCGCAAAACTCAGAATGTGGATATTTTGCGCCAGGCTCTTGGTGCTCAGACTATTTGGCGTCCAGGTGGTATGGACCCTGCATAACCTTTATTCACATGACTCCGAAAATCACGGTTTCGAAAAAGAATTTGTGCTCAATATAGCCAGAATCTGTAATCGCGTGATCGTTCATACATACGGAGCGAAAAACGCGTTTGAAGCCGAATTTGGTTCAGACCATTTGAATAAAATGAAATGTATACCGCACGGAAGCTACATCAATGTCTACCCTCGCACGGTCACCAAGAAAGATGCCAGAGAACGGCTAGGATACAGCAACGAAAAGATTCTCCTTTTTTTTGGAAATATAAAGCCGTATAAAGGTATTGACATACTTATCAAAGAATTCAAGAAAATAAATTTTGAAAATGCACGTCTTCTTATCGTTGGAAAGCCAGACAGCAAACAATTAAAAAAAGAAATAGAGGACTCAGCCAAAGAGGATACGCGGATCCAAACGGTATTTTCATATGTTCCAGAAGAGGACGTTCAAGTTTACTTTCATGCCTCCGACGCAGTTGTCTTTCCATACCGAGACATTTTGACATCAGGCGCTGTCATTCTCGCCATGTCATTTGGTAAACCCTGCATCATTGTGGATAAAGGTTGTATGCGAGAAACAATGCATCCAGAAGGTGGAACAACATTTAGCAGCGAACAGGATGATGGACTATACCGGGCACTTCATAGCACATTACTGAAAAGCACAAGCATGCTGGAAAAAATGGGGGAATATAATTATACAGAAGCAGAAGGATTAAATTGGGAAAAGATTGCAAAGCAAACTGCTAACGCCTATGACCTTTGTCAGTAA